A genomic region of Deltaproteobacteria bacterium contains the following coding sequences:
- a CDS encoding prephenate dehydrogenase/arogenate dehydrogenase family protein → MKNKPTVAILGLGLIGGSLALEFKRHRLASQVIGISTSVENREEALRQKAVDVAYKKLGDFLQTADIVFICTPVKIIETILLPLKKNVSEHTIITDVGSTKEQIVDQAKKLKLKNFIGGHPIAGTEKSGMKAAQLGLFKNKKWILTSEEKSNPANFNTLKKLLTAMGAKVEVMKAKDHDALFAAFSHVPNLISFALASSLNHKKLLSKIDFAGSSLRDMTRLAASPVAMWRDIALSNSVQILRSLDLFEKKILELKCVLKKRDARGLERFLREGQKVREVILPSPRGKI, encoded by the coding sequence ATGAAAAACAAACCCACTGTTGCCATCCTTGGTTTGGGTCTCATCGGCGGTTCGTTGGCGCTAGAGTTTAAAAGGCATCGCTTGGCCTCCCAAGTCATTGGCATTTCCACCAGTGTTGAAAATCGCGAAGAAGCCCTCCGTCAAAAAGCAGTGGATGTGGCTTACAAAAAGCTGGGAGATTTTTTGCAGACGGCGGATATCGTCTTTATTTGCACGCCGGTAAAAATAATTGAAACAATTTTGCTGCCGCTTAAAAAAAATGTTTCAGAACATACAATCATTACAGATGTAGGCAGCACGAAAGAGCAGATTGTTGATCAAGCAAAGAAACTAAAGTTGAAGAATTTTATAGGGGGTCATCCTATAGCTGGTACCGAAAAATCGGGTATGAAAGCGGCTCAGCTGGGTTTGTTTAAGAATAAAAAATGGATTTTGACTTCGGAAGAAAAATCCAATCCTGCAAATTTTAACACTTTAAAAAAACTACTCACAGCAATGGGTGCAAAAGTAGAAGTGATGAAGGCTAAAGATCATGACGCACTTTTTGCTGCTTTTTCTCATGTCCCTAATTTGATTTCTTTTGCCTTGGCATCCTCTTTAAATCATAAAAAATTACTTTCCAAAATAGATTTTGCAGGTTCAAGCTTGAGGGATATGACTCGCTTGGCAGCGAGCCCTGTAGCGATGTGGCGGGATATTGCTTTGAGTAATTCAGTGCAGATTTTGAGGAGCCTGGATTTGTTTGAGAAAAAGATTCTGGAATTGAAGTGCGTTTTGAAGAAGCGGGATGCGAGGGGCTTGGAGAGGTTTTTGAGAGAGGGACAGAAGGTGAGAGAAGTGATTTTACCCTCTCCGAGGGGAAAGATATGA
- a CDS encoding type II toxin-antitoxin system PemK/MazF family toxin, with protein sequence MPYKRGDVVLVLYPNSDLQSAKKRPALVVQSDEIETGLPQRVVAMITSNLDRKGPTRVMVGRDTSEGRFMGILTDSVIVMDNVATVLDREIEQKIGEKPDMNSVTEALRRVFDL encoded by the coding sequence ATGCCCTATAAACGTGGTGACGTGGTACTTGTACTTTATCCAAATTCTGATTTGCAGTCTGCCAAGAAGCGTCCGGCTTTGGTTGTTCAATCTGATGAGATTGAAACGGGATTGCCTCAGCGTGTTGTAGCGATGATTACCAGTAATCTTGATCGAAAGGGTCCAACGCGTGTCATGGTTGGAAGGGATACTTCGGAGGGTAGGTTTATGGGTATCTTGACGGATTCAGTTATTGTCATGGACAACGTTGCCACGGTTTTGGACCGGGAAATTGAACAAAAAATAGGTGAGAAGCCAGATATGAATTCTGTTACTGAGGCTTTGCGAAGAGTGTTCGATTTATGA
- a CDS encoding hydroxymethylglutaryl-CoA lyase: MKLPQKIILTEVGPRDGLQNEKEFLSTLQKLEFIQKLTEAGFHQIEVASFVSPKWVPQMGDSEEIIKALSPSAAVKNICLVPNQKGLEKALELNVKNIALFTAASESFTKKNINKTIPESLKDFEAIGVQAKKNKMWVRGYVSTCFVCPYEGKIKAEKVLEVAKALINLGVDEISLGDTLGAAVPTQVEHLLKLLMPKISSDQIALHFHDTRGTALANVLTGLQFGIYRYDSSAGGLGGCPYAPGASGNLATEDLVYMLNEMGIETGIDLEKLVEASRLMSGFLKRPLTSKYLQSCTASPRK; the protein is encoded by the coding sequence ATGAAACTTCCTCAAAAAATCATCCTCACCGAAGTGGGCCCTCGTGATGGGCTTCAAAACGAAAAAGAATTTTTGAGCACTCTCCAAAAATTGGAATTCATCCAAAAATTGACTGAAGCCGGATTTCATCAAATTGAAGTCGCTTCTTTTGTGAGCCCCAAATGGGTGCCGCAAATGGGTGACAGCGAAGAAATTATAAAAGCCCTTTCCCCCTCTGCTGCAGTGAAAAATATTTGCCTGGTGCCCAATCAAAAAGGTCTTGAAAAGGCCCTGGAGCTGAATGTAAAAAACATTGCTCTTTTTACGGCCGCCTCTGAAAGCTTTACCAAAAAAAACATTAATAAGACGATTCCAGAATCGCTCAAAGATTTTGAGGCCATTGGGGTGCAAGCCAAAAAAAATAAAATGTGGGTGCGAGGTTATGTCTCCACCTGCTTTGTTTGCCCCTATGAAGGCAAAATTAAGGCAGAAAAAGTATTAGAAGTGGCTAAAGCCTTAATCAACTTGGGAGTCGATGAAATTTCTTTAGGCGACACTCTGGGTGCTGCAGTGCCCACTCAAGTGGAACACCTATTAAAACTTTTAATGCCTAAGATTTCTAGCGATCAAATTGCACTCCATTTTCACGACACCCGAGGAACCGCTCTCGCCAATGTTTTAACAGGTTTACAATTCGGAATTTATCGCTACGATTCCTCCGCAGGGGGGCTGGGGGGCTGTCCTTATGCCCCGGGGGCTTCCGGAAATTTAGCAACGGAGGATTTAGTGTATATGCTGAATGAAATGGGAATAGAAACGGGAATTGACTTGGAAAAATTAGTTGAGGCTTCCCGCTTGATGAGTGGTTTCTTGAAACGGCCCTTGACCTCGAAGTATTTGCAAAGCTGTACGGCCTCCCCAAGAAAATGA
- a CDS encoding tRNA (cytidine(34)-2'-O)-methyltransferase, with amino-acid sequence MKVVLYHPEIPQNTGNIGRLCVATQTPLILVRPLGFFIDSKQIRRSGLDYWEQLDLTLVDSLDEVREKNRESHLWFLSTHGKVNYTQANYRSNDILVFGSEGSGLGPENLEKYSENLLTVPMWGPVRSLNLATSVGVVLYEAYRQIVNS; translated from the coding sequence ATGAAAGTTGTCCTCTACCATCCTGAAATTCCACAAAACACCGGCAATATAGGCCGGCTCTGTGTGGCCACGCAGACGCCATTAATATTAGTAAGACCCCTGGGATTTTTTATCGATTCCAAACAAATCCGGCGCTCCGGTCTTGATTATTGGGAGCAGCTCGATTTAACTCTAGTCGACTCTTTGGACGAAGTGCGAGAAAAAAATAGAGAATCCCATTTATGGTTCTTAAGCACTCACGGTAAAGTAAATTACACGCAAGCCAACTACCGATCCAACGATATTTTGGTCTTTGGCTCGGAGGGCTCAGGGCTAGGCCCAGAAAATCTTGAGAAATATTCAGAAAACTTACTCACCGTTCCCATGTGGGGGCCTGTACGAAGCCTGAATTTAGCCACTTCAGTGGGGGTGGTGTTGTATGAGGCCTATAGGCAAATAGTAAACTCATGA
- a CDS encoding VanZ family protein — protein sequence MSPKKIIYNILPILLYCLLIFSLSAKPSLHVSHDKIAHILAFGGMGFLFFRCFRNYNFSFREAYAFAMLLTILYGIGDEVHQFYVPGRSCDVFDVLADSVGAFLGSPVYEFFYRFRFKKTSSSS from the coding sequence ATGTCCCCCAAAAAAATAATTTACAACATCCTCCCCATCCTTCTCTACTGCCTGCTTATTTTTTCTCTCTCTGCAAAACCGTCACTACACGTTTCGCACGATAAAATTGCCCACATTCTAGCCTTTGGCGGCATGGGCTTTTTGTTTTTTCGCTGCTTTAGAAATTACAATTTTTCCTTTCGAGAGGCCTATGCCTTTGCCATGCTCTTGACCATTTTGTATGGCATTGGCGATGAGGTGCATCAATTTTATGTGCCGGGCCGCAGTTGTGATGTTTTTGATGTGTTGGCCGATTCGGTGGGCGCTTTTTTGGGGAGTCCTGTTTATGAATTCTTTTATCGCTTTCGATTCAAAAAAACCTCAAGTTCATCCTAG
- a CDS encoding O-antigen ligase family protein, whose product MNLLPQTSSPRISPLRLLFLGLWILLLHWAYCGAWPRPADDFKNFIFYQGLGLIALASLLKFPRLVPIPSILKWLLAAYAGVAVISIFRGAASYEGVLELSRLFLWAIGTYALVQLNEKQWCVLLTLSTVSAALIAVLSLFELHGYSLWQRIVHLLPPSMNPIGHFSYYGTFMAAHVPMAVYLLSESKSVSRKILWGIALLLTLAGLWISGTRSSMVGLAGAGFVSTILLIKTRSVSWKKMLGLFTLLLLILVVLHKINPQSSRGENTAERWSKVLTLIKNPSIATLDSVSSGRGYPWIASFRMFQARPLLGWGLGGYRFSYPEFDFQYDLHPESSIKIWFMHPHNEILDQLTELGLLGAILFFLFWGSLYFKGYQSLCSDQTTEAEKKRILLGLAGITISLGSWMLDTNYQMPLSRLTTAISVAILLGAFSKSELASCLVSPLVKGGLRGILFFLILISQILLAGYDAGLYAVARADRATSHDEKMYWSTKAFQCSPGAFEALFTYAVTQLNEGDPQKAERGIQFLYDQFPRSPLVLYHTARQRLLSGRREEAIPLLEHSIQNDAHFEGAKNLLCTLQD is encoded by the coding sequence ATGAATCTGCTGCCACAAACCTCAAGTCCCAGGATCTCCCCCCTCCGACTATTATTCCTCGGTCTCTGGATCCTTCTCCTCCACTGGGCCTATTGCGGTGCCTGGCCAAGACCTGCGGATGATTTCAAGAATTTCATCTTTTACCAAGGCCTGGGGCTGATCGCCCTGGCTTCTCTTTTGAAATTCCCTCGCCTCGTTCCTATTCCGTCCATTCTCAAGTGGCTCTTGGCCGCTTATGCGGGTGTTGCGGTGATTTCGATTTTTCGCGGAGCGGCTTCTTACGAAGGGGTGCTGGAGCTCAGTCGCTTATTTCTTTGGGCCATCGGCACCTATGCCCTCGTGCAATTGAATGAAAAGCAATGGTGCGTGCTCCTGACGCTCTCTACGGTTTCCGCTGCCCTCATTGCTGTTTTAAGTCTTTTTGAACTGCATGGTTATAGCCTGTGGCAGCGCATCGTTCATCTCTTGCCGCCCAGCATGAATCCTATCGGGCATTTCAGCTATTATGGAACCTTCATGGCCGCGCATGTACCCATGGCTGTCTATCTTTTGTCTGAATCAAAATCTGTCTCCCGAAAAATTCTTTGGGGGATTGCGTTGCTTCTGACCCTGGCGGGGCTTTGGATTTCCGGCACCCGATCGAGCATGGTGGGGCTGGCTGGTGCGGGGTTTGTCAGCACCATCCTTCTGATAAAAACCAGGTCTGTTTCTTGGAAAAAGATGTTGGGGCTGTTTACCCTCCTGCTTTTGATCCTTGTCGTGCTTCACAAGATCAACCCTCAAAGCAGCCGCGGAGAAAATACAGCGGAGCGATGGAGCAAGGTTTTGACCCTCATCAAGAATCCCTCCATTGCCACCTTGGACAGCGTTTCCTCAGGCAGAGGCTATCCATGGATTGCTTCCTTCAGGATGTTTCAGGCGAGGCCCCTGTTGGGTTGGGGGCTGGGAGGCTATCGCTTTTCTTATCCGGAATTTGATTTTCAATATGATCTTCATCCGGAGAGTTCCATAAAAATCTGGTTCATGCACCCGCACAATGAAATTCTGGATCAGCTGACAGAGCTGGGGCTTCTCGGCGCGATTCTATTTTTTCTCTTTTGGGGAAGTCTTTATTTTAAGGGATACCAGTCTTTGTGCTCCGATCAAACGACAGAAGCCGAGAAGAAAAGAATCCTCTTGGGTCTTGCGGGGATTACCATTTCGCTGGGGAGTTGGATGCTCGATACCAATTATCAAATGCCCCTTTCACGACTGACGACCGCGATTTCTGTGGCGATACTCTTGGGTGCCTTTTCAAAGTCAGAACTTGCGTCTTGCCTTGTTTCCCCCTTGGTAAAAGGGGGATTAAGGGGGATTTTATTCTTCCTCATCCTCATCTCTCAAATCCTGCTGGCGGGCTACGATGCTGGCCTTTATGCGGTGGCTCGCGCGGATCGCGCAACCTCTCACGATGAAAAGATGTACTGGTCCACCAAGGCCTTTCAATGTTCACCTGGGGCCTTTGAGGCACTGTTCACCTATGCCGTGACTCAACTCAATGAGGGCGATCCTCAAAAGGCTGAGAGGGGGATTCAATTTCTCTACGATCAGTTTCCCCGTTCTCCCCTGGTGCTCTATCACACGGCGCGGCAACGCCTGCTGTCGGGCAGGCGTGAGGAGGCCATCCCTCTTCTGGAACACTCCATCCAAAACGATGCCCATTTTGAGGGGGCAAAGAATTTGCTGTGCACGCTTCAAGACTAA
- a CDS encoding bifunctional nuclease family protein gives MKSKQVLDQEVEGLIQMKVTGLTIDPFTNMPIIILKDLGEKTALPIWIGLIEASAIATELEKIQLSRPMTHDLMRSMMNEFGVRLLKVEVNDLADNTFYARVFLEHAGKKVDFDSRPSDAIALALRLAAPIYVDKKVMEKSRRIDLSKTADEEGSKKQKWAEILENLSPEDFGKYKM, from the coding sequence ATGAAGTCAAAACAAGTTCTCGATCAAGAAGTGGAAGGTTTGATTCAAATGAAGGTGACCGGATTGACTATTGATCCCTTTACCAACATGCCCATTATTATCTTAAAAGATTTGGGGGAGAAAACCGCTTTGCCTATTTGGATAGGCTTGATTGAGGCCTCAGCCATCGCCACGGAACTCGAAAAAATCCAGCTTTCCCGACCCATGACCCATGATCTGATGCGTTCCATGATGAACGAATTTGGTGTGAGACTGCTCAAGGTGGAAGTGAATGATTTGGCAGACAACACCTTTTATGCCCGTGTTTTTTTGGAACACGCGGGGAAAAAAGTAGATTTTGATTCTCGCCCCTCGGATGCCATCGCCTTAGCTTTGCGCCTGGCGGCCCCTATTTATGTGGATAAGAAGGTCATGGAAAAATCGCGACGTATCGATCTTTCGAAAACGGCAGATGAAGAGGGAAGTAAAAAACAAAAATGGGCAGAAATTTTAGAAAACTTGTCTCCTGAAGATTTTGGGAAGTATAAGATGTGA
- the aroA gene encoding 3-phosphoshikimate 1-carboxyvinyltransferase has translation MNTITLHPTKTPLTGTLQVPGDKSISHRAIIFSALSEQKIRIQNLLEGEDVLCTIDCFRKMGVCIEKQGDEWRVQGVGLRGLKQPSEILYCGNSGTTTRLLMGILAAQNFESKLSGDASLNKRPMKRVMEPLSQMGAQFSVEGEGTAHRIITVKGGHLKGIDYTSPVASAQVKTALLLAGLWAEGETSVTEPSLSRDHTERILRAVMCVEADSLKVSIQAVQKITLPELWKIPGDFSSAAFFIVAASIVPGSEILIPDVNLNPTRSAAAGVLKKMGAKISFEKESLLAGEEMGDIRVSFAPLHATPIQGEIIPWLIDEIPILCIAASQAEGETIISDAAELRVKESDRIEVMCNLLSQLGVSVEEIKDGLKIKGKALLKGARVQSFLDHRIAMSMAIAAWVADGPMTIEGVESVLTSFPGFWEIVRYFSSKPNNYSTKAY, from the coding sequence ATGAACACCATTACCCTACATCCCACTAAAACTCCCCTCACCGGGACCCTCCAAGTCCCCGGAGACAAATCTATCTCTCATCGGGCCATTATTTTTTCGGCGCTCAGCGAGCAGAAAATTCGGATTCAAAATCTGCTGGAAGGCGAAGATGTGCTTTGCACCATTGATTGTTTTCGCAAAATGGGAGTCTGCATTGAAAAGCAAGGCGACGAGTGGAGGGTGCAGGGGGTGGGTTTGCGGGGATTAAAACAACCGAGTGAAATTTTGTATTGTGGCAATTCGGGCACTACGACCCGCCTGTTGATGGGAATTCTGGCCGCGCAAAATTTTGAATCAAAACTCAGCGGAGATGCCTCTCTCAATAAGCGCCCCATGAAACGGGTGATGGAGCCTCTGTCGCAAATGGGTGCGCAGTTTAGCGTAGAAGGGGAGGGGACAGCTCATCGAATAATTACGGTGAAAGGCGGCCATTTGAAAGGGATTGATTATACAAGCCCCGTCGCCTCAGCGCAGGTAAAGACGGCGCTGTTGTTGGCGGGGCTTTGGGCAGAAGGGGAGACGAGTGTGACGGAGCCTTCGCTTTCGCGGGATCATACGGAGAGGATATTGCGGGCTGTAATGTGTGTAGAGGCAGACTCTTTAAAAGTGAGTATCCAAGCGGTTCAAAAAATCACCCTACCCGAACTTTGGAAAATCCCCGGAGATTTTTCTTCTGCCGCGTTTTTTATAGTGGCGGCGAGTATTGTGCCGGGTTCTGAGATTCTTATCCCCGATGTTAATCTTAATCCCACGCGTTCCGCTGCGGCAGGGGTGCTGAAAAAAATGGGGGCCAAAATTTCTTTTGAAAAGGAAAGCCTTTTGGCAGGTGAAGAGATGGGCGATATTCGAGTTTCTTTTGCTCCACTTCATGCCACGCCCATTCAAGGCGAAATTATTCCCTGGCTGATTGATGAAATCCCCATCCTCTGCATCGCCGCTTCACAAGCCGAAGGGGAAACTATTATTTCAGATGCAGCCGAATTGCGCGTGAAGGAAAGTGATAGAATTGAAGTGATGTGCAATCTGCTTTCGCAATTGGGAGTGAGTGTAGAAGAAATAAAAGACGGCCTGAAAATAAAAGGCAAGGCCTTGCTGAAGGGCGCAAGGGTGCAAAGCTTTTTAGATCATCGCATTGCGATGAGCATGGCTATTGCCGCATGGGTGGCTGATGGGCCGATGACCATTGAAGGGGTGGAGTCGGTGCTGACCTCATTTCCGGGTTTTTGGGAGATCGTGAGATATTTTTCCAGTAAGCCCAATAATTACTCGACAAAGGCTTATTGA
- a CDS encoding DUF2281 domain-containing protein — MENFQTKIEKLPPDIRREVDDFISFLLEKRGKVLAGEVDLSSKGWTTLQAAETRSRLESFGEDWNTPGMEAYDAL, encoded by the coding sequence GTGGAGAATTTTCAGACAAAAATCGAGAAATTGCCGCCTGACATTCGACGGGAGGTAGATGATTTTATCAGCTTCCTGCTTGAGAAAAGGGGAAAGGTGCTTGCTGGTGAAGTGGATCTTTCGTCAAAAGGATGGACGACACTTCAAGCGGCAGAAACCCGTTCTCGCCTAGAGTCTTTTGGAGAGGATTGGAATACCCCTGGGATGGAGGCTTACGATGCCCTATAA
- a CDS encoding gamma carbonic anhydrase family protein — MNSFIAFDSKKPQVHPSAFVATGAILIGQVEIAEEASVWFNCVLRGDILPIKIGRRSNIQDLSLCHTSTGRVPTLVGEEVTVGHRVILHGCELKNRVLIGMGSIVMDHAVVGENSIVGAGSVVTENTIIPPRVLALGSPCKVKRDLTPQEIQFLELSALSYAKKAAEYLKLKL, encoded by the coding sequence ATGAATTCTTTTATCGCTTTCGATTCAAAAAAACCTCAAGTTCATCCTAGTGCCTTTGTTGCCACAGGAGCCATCTTGATTGGGCAGGTGGAAATCGCAGAGGAAGCCAGTGTGTGGTTCAACTGCGTGCTGCGAGGAGATATCCTTCCCATTAAAATTGGCAGACGCAGTAATATTCAAGATCTTTCCCTGTGTCATACTTCTACAGGGCGTGTTCCGACGCTGGTGGGAGAGGAAGTCACCGTGGGTCACCGAGTAATTTTGCACGGTTGTGAACTCAAAAACAGGGTCTTGATTGGAATGGGTTCTATTGTGATGGACCATGCGGTGGTGGGTGAAAACAGCATTGTGGGGGCGGGTTCTGTGGTGACAGAAAATACCATTATTCCTCCCAGAGTGCTGGCCTTGGGCAGCCCCTGCAAAGTGAAGCGGGATTTGACCCCGCAGGAAATTCAATTTTTGGAGTTGTCGGCTTTGAGTTATGCAAAGAAGGCGGCGGAGTATTTGAAACTAAAATTGTAG
- a CDS encoding aspartate kinase: protein MSLIVQKYGGTSVANIDRIKNVAQRVLKTQRAGNQVVVVVSAMSGETNRLLGLANHACEMPNERELDVIASTGEQVTTALLSMCIHQLGGEAISLQGHQVKILTDNAFSKARILSIDAEILKKYLSQGQVVVVAGFQGVDSEGHITTLGRGGSDTTGVALAAALKADSCEIYTDVDGVYTTDPNICERAQKIEKVSYEEMLEMASVGAKVLQIRSVEFGAKYNVPIHVRSSFNENPGTLVCQEDSTMESVVVTAIAYDKNEVKIAVRQVPDKPGVAMKVFSPIALANINVDMIVQNVSEKGATDLTFTVPKADFKKALQIVNAVAKDIGAEKVESYENIAKVSIIGVGMRSHAGVAAKTFEVLAKEGINIQMISTSEIKISLVIEDKYTELAVRTLHTAFGLDKK from the coding sequence ATGTCACTTATTGTTCAAAAATACGGAGGGACCTCCGTGGCCAATATTGACCGAATCAAGAATGTTGCCCAGCGGGTTTTGAAAACCCAGAGGGCAGGAAATCAAGTGGTAGTGGTGGTGAGTGCGATGTCTGGCGAAACCAATCGTTTGTTGGGTTTGGCCAATCACGCCTGTGAAATGCCCAACGAGCGTGAGTTGGATGTGATTGCTTCCACCGGCGAGCAAGTAACCACGGCGCTTCTTTCGATGTGTATTCATCAGCTGGGCGGAGAAGCAATTTCGCTTCAAGGCCATCAAGTTAAAATCTTAACTGATAACGCCTTTAGCAAGGCGCGGATATTATCTATCGATGCTGAAATTTTAAAAAAATATTTATCTCAGGGGCAGGTTGTTGTGGTGGCCGGTTTTCAAGGCGTCGATTCCGAAGGGCACATTACCACTTTAGGTCGTGGCGGATCAGATACCACCGGAGTTGCGTTGGCTGCAGCTTTGAAGGCCGATAGCTGTGAAATCTATACCGATGTGGATGGTGTTTATACCACCGACCCCAACATTTGCGAAAGGGCGCAAAAAATAGAAAAGGTGTCTTACGAGGAAATGCTTGAGATGGCCTCTGTAGGCGCCAAGGTCTTGCAAATTCGCTCGGTTGAATTTGGAGCTAAATACAATGTGCCTATTCATGTAAGGTCATCTTTCAACGAAAATCCAGGGACATTAGTTTGTCAGGAGGATTCTACTATGGAAAGTGTTGTTGTTACTGCTATTGCCTATGATAAAAATGAAGTTAAAATTGCTGTTCGCCAGGTTCCCGATAAACCCGGTGTGGCCATGAAGGTCTTCAGCCCTATCGCTTTGGCCAATATTAATGTGGATATGATTGTTCAAAATGTGAGTGAAAAGGGAGCTACCGATTTGACCTTCACAGTTCCCAAAGCCGATTTCAAAAAAGCCCTTCAGATTGTCAATGCAGTTGCCAAAGATATTGGCGCCGAAAAAGTGGAAAGCTATGAAAATATCGCTAAGGTTTCTATCATCGGCGTAGGAATGAGATCCCATGCGGGTGTCGCGGCTAAAACCTTCGAGGTTCTGGCCAAAGAGGGGATCAATATCCAAATGATCTCCACCTCTGAAATCAAAATTTCTCTGGTGATTGAAGATAAATACACCGAGCTTGCGGTGAGAACTTTGCATACGGCATTTGGGTTGGATAAGAAGTAA
- the miaB gene encoding tRNA (N6-isopentenyl adenosine(37)-C2)-methylthiotransferase MiaB, translating to MSKKVFIETHGCQMNVDDSLRLLRSLAPLGYSSTTHAADADLILINTCSVREKASHKAYSAVGRYYSYKKKKPGTLLGIAGCQAQADGKDLLQRFHYLDFVLGPDQVGSLPELVQKLESKKKQVNQTARIQPADFRFVSLVPEAQETKASAYVTIMKGCDNFCSFCIVPFVRGREVSRSSTEIIEEVKRLVDQGVQEVTLLGQNVNSYGTKQQNKESRELTFAELLYQISRQTALKRLRFTTSHPKDIQQDLTFAFRDIPILAKHLHLPVQSGSNAILQKMYRTYTREEYLEIVYQLKSVCPEVALSTDIIVGFPGESEEYFGETMKLLEEVRFDFSYSFHYSPRPHTTARRYFEDDVPLKVKEERLKRLQKRQLEISQEIHESCVAKEFDVLVEGPSKLGGSLQGRNSQNRLIHFESADSCMGEFVRVKITQASQSALIGEKVS from the coding sequence ATGAGCAAGAAAGTCTTTATCGAAACCCATGGCTGTCAGATGAATGTGGACGATTCTCTTCGATTGCTTCGTTCGCTGGCGCCTTTGGGTTATAGTTCCACCACCCATGCTGCGGATGCGGATCTGATTCTCATCAACACCTGTTCGGTGCGTGAAAAGGCCTCGCACAAGGCGTATTCTGCCGTGGGGCGATATTATTCTTACAAGAAGAAAAAACCGGGCACTCTTTTGGGGATAGCCGGTTGCCAGGCGCAAGCGGACGGGAAAGACCTGCTGCAGCGTTTTCATTATCTCGATTTTGTATTGGGTCCCGATCAAGTGGGCAGCTTGCCCGAGCTGGTTCAAAAGTTGGAAAGCAAAAAGAAGCAAGTCAACCAAACTGCTCGAATCCAGCCTGCCGATTTCAGGTTTGTGAGCCTGGTGCCCGAGGCACAGGAAACAAAGGCCTCTGCCTATGTCACCATCATGAAGGGTTGTGATAATTTTTGTTCCTTTTGTATTGTTCCTTTTGTGCGTGGACGCGAGGTTTCTCGTTCCAGTACTGAAATTATTGAGGAAGTAAAACGTCTGGTGGATCAAGGCGTACAGGAAGTGACTTTGCTGGGGCAGAACGTGAATTCTTATGGAACCAAGCAGCAAAATAAAGAAAGCCGAGAACTTACTTTTGCAGAATTGCTTTATCAGATTTCGCGCCAGACTGCCTTGAAGCGATTGCGATTTACCACCTCCCATCCAAAAGACATCCAACAGGATTTGACTTTTGCTTTTCGGGATATTCCTATTTTAGCAAAACATTTGCATTTGCCGGTTCAATCGGGTTCCAATGCCATACTGCAAAAAATGTATCGCACCTATACACGCGAAGAATATTTGGAAATCGTCTATCAGTTAAAATCAGTTTGCCCCGAAGTGGCGCTGAGCACCGATATTATTGTTGGCTTTCCGGGGGAAAGTGAGGAATATTTTGGAGAGACGATGAAACTTTTGGAAGAAGTGCGTTTTGATTTTTCTTATTCTTTTCATTATTCGCCTCGTCCGCATACGACGGCAAGGCGCTATTTTGAAGACGATGTCCCCCTGAAAGTGAAAGAAGAACGCTTGAAAAGATTGCAAAAAAGACAGCTTGAAATTAGTCAGGAAATTCATGAGTCTTGCGTTGCCAAAGAATTTGATGTTCTAGTAGAGGGCCCTTCGAAGTTGGGGGGGAGTTTGCAAGGGCGCAACTCTCAAAACCGCCTGATTCATTTTGAGTCAGCAGATTCCTGCATGGGCGAATTTGTACGCGTGAAAATCACCCAGGCCTCGCAAAGTGCCTTAATTGGTGAAAAAGTTTCGTAA
- the thpR gene encoding RNA 2',3'-cyclic phosphodiesterase: MRLFLAYELPDDLQQQIYQVFSPLHQRLRNFAWVKPGRLHLTLRFLGEVSEDFLQARLIPVFEEEFSKLGPFQLSFQGLGLFPNLSRPRVLWLGVKGDTLKLKHQALQLEKKLDGQQVQQYHKAFSPHITLAKMKEVQKNVLLGRLIQEYEKTDFGIFEFKAPSLFESVLGAEGSAYKILRKF; the protein is encoded by the coding sequence ATGAGACTCTTCCTAGCTTATGAATTACCCGACGATTTGCAACAGCAAATCTATCAAGTTTTTTCTCCCTTGCATCAGCGCCTGCGGAATTTTGCCTGGGTTAAACCAGGGCGTCTGCATCTGACGCTTCGTTTTTTGGGGGAGGTCTCGGAGGATTTTCTTCAAGCGCGACTCATTCCTGTTTTTGAAGAAGAGTTTTCCAAACTTGGCCCCTTTCAACTTTCCTTTCAGGGCCTGGGCTTGTTTCCCAACCTGTCTCGTCCCCGAGTGTTGTGGTTGGGCGTCAAAGGGGACACCCTCAAACTAAAGCATCAGGCCTTGCAGCTTGAAAAAAAGTTGGATGGGCAGCAAGTACAGCAATATCACAAGGCCTTTAGCCCCCATATTACACTGGCGAAGATGAAGGAAGTTCAAAAAAATGTTTTGCTTGGAAGATTGATTCAGGAATATGAAAAAACAGATTTTGGGATTTTCGAATTTAAAGCCCCCTCCTTGTTTGAAAGTGTGTTGGGAGCGGAAGGCTCAGCTTATAAAATTTTGAGGAAGTTTTAA